A window of the Sphingobium sp. CAP-1 genome harbors these coding sequences:
- a CDS encoding serine hydrolase domain-containing protein, which yields MQIDSRIVKRLGIGAGIAALVVAGTLVGRAQQDDAPVYTVASDAVVGESALRGAIDPLFDADAMGQTRALLVMRDGQVIAERYAPGFGPDTKLLSWSMAKSVTAVLVGLMVADGRLALDSPVPVPAWSQPGDPRGRITLRQLLTMSSGLDHIEDGAPVMNGDTVRMLFTDGAQDMAAYAEAKPLAHAPGEAFAYSTGSSMILTDLMTRMLTNSADPDVRRRAMQMFIDGRLKAPGKLPSLTAEYDANGTMIGGSIVHMTARDYGRFGDLLRRRGRSPSGHQILPEKWIDLMTTPSARNSAYGLHIWLNRDSSDSALMPGQAPASLFGCVGHNGQYILISPAQRLTVVRIGMSPDKDQRRAVRGALAKLIGLFPG from the coding sequence ATGCAGATCGACAGCCGAATCGTAAAGCGTCTTGGGATAGGCGCCGGCATCGCCGCGCTGGTGGTGGCGGGAACATTGGTCGGGCGGGCGCAGCAGGACGACGCGCCGGTCTATACCGTCGCGTCCGACGCCGTGGTCGGGGAAAGCGCGCTGCGCGGGGCGATCGATCCGCTGTTCGATGCGGATGCGATGGGGCAGACCCGTGCGTTGCTGGTGATGCGCGACGGGCAGGTGATCGCCGAACGCTATGCGCCCGGCTTTGGCCCCGACACGAAATTGCTGTCCTGGTCGATGGCCAAGAGCGTGACGGCGGTGCTGGTCGGGCTGATGGTGGCGGACGGACGGCTGGCGCTCGATTCGCCGGTGCCGGTGCCGGCCTGGAGCCAGCCGGGCGACCCGCGCGGGCGCATCACGCTGCGGCAATTGCTGACGATGAGTTCGGGCCTCGACCATATCGAGGATGGCGCGCCGGTCATGAATGGCGACACGGTGCGGATGCTGTTCACCGACGGCGCGCAGGACATGGCCGCCTATGCCGAGGCCAAGCCGCTGGCCCATGCGCCGGGCGAGGCGTTCGCCTACTCGACCGGCAGCAGCATGATCCTGACCGACCTGATGACGCGGATGCTGACCAATAGCGCCGATCCCGATGTGCGGCGGCGGGCGATGCAGATGTTCATCGACGGGCGACTGAAGGCGCCGGGAAAGCTGCCCAGCCTGACGGCGGAATATGACGCCAATGGCACGATGATCGGCGGCAGCATCGTGCATATGACCGCGCGCGACTATGGCCGCTTCGGCGACCTGCTGCGGCGGCGCGGCCGATCGCCCAGCGGGCACCAGATATTGCCGGAAAAATGGATCGACCTGATGACCACCCCGTCGGCGCGCAACAGCGCCTATGGGCTGCATATCTGGCTCAACCGCGACAGCAGCGACAGCGCGCTGATGCCGGGGCAGGCGCCCGCCAGCCTGTTCGGCTGCGTCGGGCATAATGGCCAATATATATTGATTTCGCCGGCGCAGCGGCTGACCGTGGTGCGGATCGGCATGTCACCCGACAAGGACCAGCGCCGCGCGGTGCGCGGGGCGCTGGCCAAGCTGATCGGGCTGTTTCCGGGTTAA
- a CDS encoding PhzF family phenazine biosynthesis protein, whose amino-acid sequence MTSLAFTQVDAFADAPFTGNPAAVMPLDAWLDDATLQAIAEENNLSETAFTVPTPDDPDADYDLRWFTPAVEIKLCGHATLASGHVLMQDAPIRFRTRKAGILTVTREAEGYALSLPAWDMAAKALPDLAAGLGGAPLESHWRDGGYSLFLFPDAAAVRALTPDYAALKALGDIMLIATAPGEDSDIVSRVFVPGGGVDEDPVTGSAHCLLTPFWAARLSKTRISAFQASARGGRLGCTLAGDRVILTGACRTIIEGRFYL is encoded by the coding sequence ATGACCAGTTTGGCTTTCACCCAGGTCGACGCCTTCGCCGACGCGCCCTTCACCGGCAATCCCGCCGCCGTGATGCCGCTCGACGCCTGGCTGGACGACGCCACGCTTCAGGCCATTGCAGAGGAGAATAATCTCTCCGAAACCGCTTTCACCGTGCCGACGCCGGACGATCCAGACGCGGACTATGACCTGCGCTGGTTCACCCCCGCCGTGGAGATCAAGCTGTGCGGTCATGCCACGCTGGCGAGCGGCCATGTCCTCATGCAGGATGCGCCCATCCGCTTCCGCACGCGCAAGGCGGGGATATTGACCGTCACGCGCGAAGCAGAGGGCTATGCGCTCTCGCTCCCGGCGTGGGATATGGCGGCCAAGGCGCTGCCCGATCTTGCTGCGGGCCTTGGCGGCGCACCGCTCGAATCGCACTGGCGCGATGGCGGCTACAGTCTCTTCCTCTTCCCCGATGCCGCTGCCGTGCGCGCCCTGACCCCCGACTATGCGGCGTTGAAGGCGCTGGGCGACATCATGCTGATTGCCACCGCACCGGGCGAGGACAGCGACATCGTCAGCCGCGTTTTCGTGCCGGGCGGCGGCGTCGATGAAGATCCGGTGACGGGATCGGCCCATTGCCTGCTCACCCCTTTCTGGGCGGCACGACTGAGCAAGACCCGGATCAGCGCCTTTCAGGCGTCGGCGCGCGGCGGCCGGCTGGGCTGCACGCTGGCGGGCGACCGCGTCATCCTGACCGGCGCCTGCCGCACTATCATCGAAGGCCGCTTCTACCTTTAA
- the aroC gene encoding chorismate synthase, protein MSFNSFGRVFRFSTWGESHGPAIGAVVDGCPPGLALSEADIQPWLDLRKPGTSKFTTQRREADEVRILSGVFEGRTTGTPISLMIENTDQRSKDYSEVAKAYRPGHADYAYDAKYGFRDYRGGGRSSARETASRVAAGAVARAVIPEVDIFAYVSEIGGDAIDYANFDPAQIGQNPFFCPDVDAANRWEALVDSARLDGSSLGAVVECVASGVPAGWGAPLYAKLDSELASAMMSINAVKGVEIGDGFAAARLRGEQNADPMRPNPQQPGDGPIFLANHAGGIAGGISTGQPVKIRVAFKPTSSILIPVETVTREGAASDIITRGRHDPCVGIRGVPVVEAMMALVLADQKLLHRAQCGE, encoded by the coding sequence ATGAGTTTCAACAGTTTCGGTCGCGTCTTTCGCTTCAGCACCTGGGGCGAGAGCCATGGCCCGGCGATCGGCGCCGTCGTGGACGGCTGCCCGCCGGGGCTGGCGCTGAGCGAGGCGGACATTCAGCCCTGGCTTGACCTGCGCAAGCCCGGCACCTCCAAATTCACCACCCAGCGGCGCGAGGCGGACGAGGTGCGCATCCTGTCGGGCGTGTTCGAAGGGCGGACCACCGGCACGCCGATCAGCCTGATGATCGAAAATACCGACCAGCGTTCGAAAGATTATTCGGAGGTCGCCAAGGCCTATCGCCCCGGCCATGCCGATTATGCCTATGACGCCAAATATGGCTTTCGCGACTATCGCGGCGGCGGGCGATCGTCGGCGCGCGAAACCGCCAGCCGGGTTGCGGCCGGCGCGGTCGCCCGCGCGGTGATCCCCGAAGTCGACATCTTCGCCTATGTCAGCGAAATCGGCGGCGACGCGATCGACTACGCCAATTTCGATCCGGCGCAGATCGGCCAGAACCCCTTCTTCTGCCCCGATGTCGATGCCGCCAACCGCTGGGAAGCGCTGGTCGATAGCGCGCGGCTTGACGGATCGTCGCTCGGCGCGGTCGTGGAATGCGTGGCCAGCGGCGTGCCGGCCGGTTGGGGCGCGCCGCTCTACGCCAAGCTCGACAGCGAACTGGCGAGCGCGATGATGAGCATCAACGCGGTCAAGGGCGTGGAGATTGGCGATGGCTTCGCCGCCGCCCGGCTGCGCGGCGAACAGAATGCCGATCCCATGCGGCCCAATCCCCAACAACCTGGTGATGGCCCGATCTTCCTGGCCAACCATGCGGGCGGCATTGCGGGCGGCATTTCCACCGGCCAGCCGGTCAAGATCCGTGTCGCCTTCAAGCCGACCAGTTCGATCCTGATCCCGGTGGAGACGGTGACGCGGGAAGGCGCTGCGTCCGACATCATCACCAGGGGGCGGCACGACCCCTGCGTCGGCATTCGCGGCGTGCCGGTGGTGGAAGCGATGATGGCGCTGGTGCTGGCCGACCAGAAGCTGCTCCACCGCGCCCAATGCGGCGAATGA
- a CDS encoding DUF2442 domain-containing protein produces MGELTQSQFEEAVRRGEHDLAIKPRARAARYDRGSGHVVIDLVSGATFSFPAALAQGLERANAGQLEKVEIAGAGFGLHWEELDADLTVEGLLAGRFGSVAYMAQRFGSDWDSEAAE; encoded by the coding sequence ATGGGTGAGCTGACCCAGTCCCAGTTTGAAGAGGCCGTGCGGCGTGGCGAGCATGATCTGGCGATCAAGCCTCGCGCCCGCGCCGCGCGTTATGACCGGGGCAGCGGCCATGTCGTGATCGATCTGGTCAGCGGCGCGACCTTTTCTTTCCCCGCCGCTCTGGCGCAGGGGCTGGAACGGGCGAATGCCGGCCAGTTGGAAAAGGTCGAGATTGCAGGGGCCGGTTTTGGCCTGCATTGGGAAGAACTGGATGCCGACCTGACGGTGGAGGGGCTGCTCGCCGGCCGCTTCGGCAGCGTGGCCTATATGGCGCAGCGTTTCGGCTCCGATTGGGATAGTGAAGCAGCAGAATGA
- a CDS encoding DUF4160 domain-containing protein, with product MVLRESGLWIVIYTDDHPPPHVHIFGDGETKMALFGQNGTPEVVRIVGADRRESRRALEIVREKRDYLLERWKHIHG from the coding sequence ATGGTCCTCCGGGAATCCGGTCTGTGGATCGTGATCTACACGGACGACCATCCGCCGCCCCATGTCCACATATTCGGGGATGGCGAAACCAAGATGGCCCTGTTCGGGCAGAACGGGACGCCGGAGGTGGTGCGGATTGTTGGGGCCGACCGGCGCGAGAGTCGACGGGCGCTGGAAATCGTGCGAGAAAAGCGCGATTATCTGCTCGAAAGGTGGAAGCATATTCATGGGTGA
- the fabI gene encoding enoyl-ACP reductase FabI, which yields MTGLMTGKRGLIMGLANDKSLAWGIARQLHAQGAELAFAYQGDALAKRVKPLAEQLDSDFLIECDVSDMAKLDDAFAQIEARWGKLDFVVHAIGFSDKNELRGLYADTSLDNFLMTMNISVYSFVAVTARARKLMKDGGSLLTLSYYGAEKVIPHYNVMGVAKAALETSVKYLAMDLGPENIRVNAISAGPIKTLAASGIGDFRYILKWNELNSPLRRNVTIDDVGGSALYLLSDLAAGVTGEIHHVDAGYNVIGMKAEDAPDIALDK from the coding sequence ATGACAGGCTTGATGACAGGAAAGCGCGGGCTCATCATGGGGCTGGCCAACGACAAGTCGCTGGCCTGGGGCATCGCCCGGCAATTGCACGCCCAGGGCGCCGAACTCGCCTTCGCCTATCAGGGCGATGCGCTGGCCAAGCGGGTGAAGCCGCTGGCGGAGCAACTGGATTCGGACTTCCTGATCGAATGCGACGTGTCGGACATGGCCAAGCTGGACGATGCCTTCGCCCAGATCGAGGCACGTTGGGGCAAGCTGGACTTCGTCGTGCACGCCATCGGCTTTTCCGACAAGAATGAGCTGCGCGGCCTTTATGCCGACACCAGCCTCGACAATTTCCTGATGACCATGAACATCTCGGTCTACAGCTTCGTCGCCGTGACCGCGCGCGCGCGCAAGCTGATGAAGGACGGCGGCAGCCTGCTGACGCTCAGCTATTATGGCGCGGAAAAGGTCATCCCCCATTATAACGTCATGGGCGTGGCCAAGGCGGCGCTGGAAACCAGCGTCAAATATCTGGCGATGGACCTTGGCCCGGAAAATATCCGCGTCAACGCCATTTCCGCCGGCCCGATCAAGACGCTGGCCGCCAGCGGCATCGGCGACTTCCGCTATATCCTGAAGTGGAACGAACTGAACTCGCCGCTGCGCCGTAACGTGACGATCGACGATGTCGGCGGGTCTGCGCTCTATCTGCTGTCCGATCTGGCGGCGGGCGTGACCGGCGAAATCCATCATGTCGATGCGGGCTATAATGTCATCGGCATGAAGGCCGAGGACGCGCCGGACATCGCGCTGGACAAGTAG
- a CDS encoding YihY/virulence factor BrkB family protein — translation MPMPSPYSPESRRQMAREARAHFHRHINRVRPGSQIFEVVRRVAVGTYSDGFIHAGNLAYLSLMTLFPFFIVAAAVASIFGRTQDGVQAVNAFLTTVPRGVADVVRQPIGEVLTARSGPLLWLGGLVGLWTVGSLIETIRDILRRAYGTKSTKPFWRYRLGAIGITLVSVFAVMFAFSLQVAITGIDQFLHQILPWADEAIALVASAKLVPMGITCIALWSLFVALTPTAYKPRRFPKWPGAVATALWWHGTTMLLPPTLSLLGGYGRTYGSLAGVMITLIFFFLVGLGVVIGAELNAALAEFPEEEAAADLPDKGNGTTI, via the coding sequence ATGCCGATGCCATCGCCCTATTCGCCCGAATCGCGCCGCCAGATGGCGCGGGAGGCGCGCGCGCATTTCCACCGCCATATCAACCGGGTGCGGCCGGGATCGCAGATTTTCGAAGTGGTCAGGCGCGTTGCCGTCGGCACCTATAGCGACGGTTTCATCCATGCGGGGAACCTGGCCTATCTGTCGCTGATGACCTTGTTCCCCTTCTTCATCGTCGCGGCGGCGGTGGCGAGCATCTTTGGCCGGACGCAGGACGGGGTGCAGGCGGTCAACGCCTTTCTGACCACCGTGCCGCGCGGGGTCGCCGATGTCGTGCGCCAGCCGATCGGCGAAGTGCTGACCGCGCGCAGCGGCCCGCTGCTGTGGCTCGGCGGTCTGGTGGGGCTATGGACCGTGGGCAGCCTCATAGAAACGATCCGCGATATCCTGCGCCGCGCCTATGGCACCAAAAGCACCAAGCCTTTCTGGCGCTATCGCCTCGGCGCGATCGGCATCACTTTGGTCAGTGTCTTTGCCGTGATGTTCGCATTCTCGCTTCAGGTCGCGATCACCGGCATCGACCAGTTTCTGCACCAGATACTCCCCTGGGCGGACGAGGCGATCGCGCTGGTGGCGTCGGCGAAGCTCGTGCCGATGGGGATCACCTGCATCGCGCTCTGGTCGCTGTTCGTGGCGCTGACCCCCACCGCCTACAAGCCGCGCCGCTTCCCCAAATGGCCCGGCGCGGTGGCGACGGCGCTGTGGTGGCATGGCACGACGATGCTCCTGCCGCCGACCCTGTCGCTGCTGGGCGGCTATGGCCGGACCTATGGCAGTCTGGCCGGCGTCATGATCACCCTCATTTTTTTCTTTCTCGTCGGGCTTGGCGTGGTAATTGGCGCGGAATTGAATGCGGCGCTGGCGGAATTCCCCGAAGAGGAAGCAGCGGCCGACCTACCGGATAAAGGGAACGGAACGACGATATGA
- a CDS encoding DnaJ C-terminal domain-containing protein — translation MADPYSTLGVARNASEAEIKSAYRKLAKELHPDKNKDNPRAAEKFSTATNAYDLLSDKDKRARFDRGEIDGDGNPTAPFGFGGGGGGGFRGQPGGGFESGGADFGDIFEGLFGGAGRRAGGGGGGFGGFGRQAPPPQKGANVAYRLAVQFVDAATLAPQRITLQDGKTIDLKLSAGVESGTQMRLSGRGQPGPGGAGDAIVTIEVKPHPFFRRDGDNVLLDLPITLDEAVKGGKVKAPTVDGPVMLNVTPGATSGKTLRLRGRGFTGKDGQRGDQLVTLQIDVPADDPAIRALVESWQDHRAVRAHLGV, via the coding sequence ATGGCCGATCCCTATTCCACTCTGGGCGTAGCCCGCAATGCCAGCGAGGCGGAGATCAAGTCCGCCTATCGCAAGCTGGCCAAAGAGCTGCATCCTGACAAGAATAAGGATAATCCCAGGGCGGCGGAGAAATTTTCGACCGCGACCAACGCCTATGATCTGCTGTCGGACAAGGACAAGCGCGCCCGTTTCGACCGGGGGGAGATTGACGGTGACGGCAATCCGACCGCGCCCTTCGGCTTTGGCGGCGGCGGTGGTGGCGGCTTTCGCGGCCAGCCGGGTGGTGGCTTCGAATCCGGCGGCGCGGATTTCGGCGATATTTTCGAAGGCCTGTTCGGTGGTGCGGGGCGCCGTGCGGGCGGCGGTGGCGGCGGCTTTGGCGGGTTCGGGCGACAGGCGCCCCCGCCGCAAAAGGGCGCGAACGTCGCCTATCGGCTGGCGGTGCAGTTTGTCGACGCGGCGACGCTCGCGCCCCAGCGGATCACGTTGCAGGACGGCAAGACGATCGATCTCAAACTGTCCGCCGGGGTCGAGAGCGGCACCCAGATGCGCCTGTCGGGCCGGGGCCAGCCGGGGCCGGGCGGCGCGGGCGACGCGATCGTCACGATCGAGGTCAAGCCGCATCCTTTCTTCCGGCGCGATGGCGACAATGTGCTGCTCGACCTTCCCATCACCCTCGATGAGGCGGTGAAGGGTGGCAAGGTCAAGGCGCCGACCGTCGATGGCCCGGTGATGCTGAACGTCACGCCCGGCGCGACATCGGGCAAGACGCTGCGCCTGCGCGGACGCGGCTTCACCGGCAAGGACGGCCAGCGCGGCGACCAGCTCGTCACGCTCCAGATCGACGTGCCGGCGGACGATCCGGCGATCCGGGCGCTGGTCGAAAGCTGGCAGGATCACCGTGCGGTGCGCGCCCATCTGGGCGTTTAG
- the pdxH gene encoding pyridoxamine 5'-phosphate oxidase, with protein sequence MTDPFVLFDAWYAQARETEPSDSNAMTLATADAHGRPAARMVLLKGHGPDGFLFYTNFEGRKAAELMDNPHAALLFHWKSLRRQIRIEGVVGPVDDATADAYFASRSRDSQLGAWASDQSRTLPSRAVFMERFDAVSARFEGGPVPRPPHWSGFRLMPDRIEYWQDREHRLHERRLFERQADGWSESLLYP encoded by the coding sequence ATGACCGATCCCTTTGTCCTGTTCGACGCATGGTATGCCCAGGCGCGCGAAACCGAACCCAGTGACAGCAACGCCATGACGCTGGCCACCGCCGACGCGCATGGCCGCCCGGCGGCGCGGATGGTGCTGCTGAAAGGGCATGGGCCGGACGGCTTCCTCTTCTATACCAATTTCGAAGGGCGCAAGGCCGCGGAACTGATGGACAATCCGCACGCCGCCCTGTTGTTCCACTGGAAATCGCTGCGCCGGCAGATCCGCATCGAGGGCGTGGTCGGCCCGGTCGACGATGCCACCGCAGACGCCTATTTCGCCAGCCGCAGCCGCGACAGCCAGTTGGGCGCCTGGGCATCGGACCAGTCGCGCACCCTGCCCTCCCGCGCTGTTTTCATGGAGCGGTTCGACGCGGTCAGCGCCCGATTCGAAGGCGGCCCGGTGCCACGCCCGCCACACTGGTCGGGCTTTCGCCTGATGCCCGATCGCATCGAATATTGGCAGGATCGCGAACATCGGCTGCATGAACGCCGTCTGTTCGAACGACAGGCGGATGGCTGGTCGGAAAGCCTGCTCTACCCCTGA